The stretch of DNA CGGTTGGACAACCTCACTCGGGCCCATCCGCACCGCAACGCCGCCTGGCTGCGCCAGGAGACCAGCCGCTTCGTCGCCCCGCCGGAGGTTTCCGGGCACGTCGCGGGCGCCGCCGTCGACCTCACCCTGTGTGATGCCGACGGCGCCGAGCTGTGGCTCGGCTCGCAGCTCAACGACATCGCGTCCGAGGCGTGCTACACCGATTGCGCCGACCTCCCGCCGCAGGCCCGGCGTCACCGCAACGAGCTGGCCCGAGCCCTGCAAGCGGTGGGCCTGGTGAACTACCCGACGCAGTGGTGGCACTGGTCCTACGGCGACCGCTACTGGGCGTTCCACACGGGTGCGCAGGCGGCCAGGTACGCAACGATCGCACGCTGGATCCAACCGGACGACGCCGGTTAGCATGGCCCGCTCAACCTCGGCACGTGGGTGCACGCTGCGGCAGCGACGTGACCGGAGCAGATCTGTCTGTCGAACCAGACGGGCACACCGGCGGCAACCGGAACTCCGGCCAGCCGCTCGGCATAGGCGGTCCCGTTACGGCGGCTATAGCAGACGACCAC from Allocatelliglobosispora scoriae encodes:
- a CDS encoding M15 family metallopeptidase; this encodes MSDIMLLGDQAISAIAVHECGEPLQDLRRAPALRLDPRLADPAGEYAHLRAGVVDRLVTAQTMLPIGIRLLIVEGYRPLEVQADSYTLRLDNLTRAHPHRNAAWLRQETSRFVAPPEVSGHVAGAAVDLTLCDADGAELWLGSQLNDIASEACYTDCADLPPQARRHRNELARALQAVGLVNYPTQWWHWSYGDRYWAFHTGAQAARYATIARWIQPDDAG